The genomic region CTTCAGAGAACATCGCTTTCTTCAGGATTTTTTCAGCATCCATTTCATATCCCTGTGTTAAGAATTGCATTGCTTTGGCGGCTCTTTCAGGAGTCTTTACAATTCCCTCGCGTTCCGGATTTTCCCCTACCCCCACTATTATGTCCTGGAAGCTCTGTTTCATTTTACCAGTAACCTCCTGGTTATATTCTTCAAAAAATTTATATGCCATGATCATTAGTTTGCTTCAGCTTATCTGAAAAGTATTTTTTTAGCTTTGTTATTTTCGGGTCGATTATAAATTGACAATATGGTTGTTGCCTGTGCTGATTGTAGAAGTCCTGATGTTCCTGTTCTGCAACGTAGAAAGCGGAAGCTTCAGTAACTTCGGTTACGATAGGATCGTCAAACGCATTCTCTTCTTCAATGATCTCTATTGTTTTTTTAGCAACCTTCTCCTGTTCTTCATCGTGAAAGAATATCGCACTTCTATATTGAGTTCCAACATCATTCTGTTGTCTATTAAGCGTAGTAGGATCATGAGTTGCAAAAAACACCATTAATAATTCGTTGTATGTAATCTTACCTGGATCGTACGTAATTTGTATTGCTTCAGCATGACCGGTGCGACCTGTAATGATCTCTCTATATGCGGGATTCTTAATCGCACCACCTGTAAAACCTGATACCACTTTTTCTACACCATCTAATCGCTGAAAAACAGCCTCTGTACACCAGAAACATCCTCCGGCAAGAGTCGCTTTCATCAAATTATCTTCTTTCATAACCTGCAATATAATTTTTGTTTATCAAATTTAATGTCTAATTAAACAAAAAACACCTCGTTTAACGGGAATTTAATGAAAAACTTTGCCGATAAAGATTAAGCATATACTTTTACATAAATAACAATATTGAACATTCATCAATAAATGTCGAAAAAATACTGGCTGCTTTTCATTATTATCATCAATTGCAGCATTTTATCCTCACAAAATTCAGAAAACAGAAAGAATTACAAAGCAACTCGTATACAGGAAGCTCCTAAAATCGATGGATTGGCTTCGGAAGATGTATGGAAAAAAGCTTCTATAGCTAAAAACTTTGTAATGGTAGAACCTGGAGATGGTACTCCTATTCCGGAATCTCACGCTACCGAAGTTAAGATTCTGTATGATGACCTTGCCATCTACATTGCTGCAACCATGATGGAAAGTGATCCTGATAAAACGATCAGGCAATTTACTCAGCGAGATAATCTTCAGCAATCTGAATATTTTTTGATGGACATCAATACTTACGATGACGGTGAAAACCAGACCCGGTTTATCGTAACTTCCGCCGGAACACAAGCAGATGCTCGCATCACTGGATCTCAGGAAGATTATGGTTACAATGTGGTATGGGAGTCGGCAGTTTCACAGGATGAAAATGGTTGGTATCTGGAGATGAAGATCCCCTATTCCGCATTGAGATTTCCGGAAACTGAAAAACAACGATGGGGCTTACAATTTTCTCGCGAGATCACGCATAGAAATGAGACCTATGTCTGGAACTATATAAATAAGTCGGTAGGACAAATGGCACAATATACAGGCTTGCTTACTGGTATTAATAATATTGATCCACCTGTTCGCCTGAGTTTATACCCTTATATACAATCCGCATTTGAGACTTTTGACGGTAATGATGATTTTAGTTTCAACGCCGGGATGGATCTTAAATATGGAATTAATGACTCTTTTACATTAGACCTGACCTTAGTG from Christiangramia sp. OXR-203 harbors:
- the msrA gene encoding peptide-methionine (S)-S-oxide reductase MsrA, with the protein product MKEDNLMKATLAGGCFWCTEAVFQRLDGVEKVVSGFTGGAIKNPAYREIITGRTGHAEAIQITYDPGKITYNELLMVFFATHDPTTLNRQQNDVGTQYRSAIFFHDEEQEKVAKKTIEIIEEENAFDDPIVTEVTEASAFYVAEQEHQDFYNQHRQQPYCQFIIDPKITKLKKYFSDKLKQTNDHGI